Proteins from a genomic interval of Leifsonia shinshuensis:
- a CDS encoding Gfo/Idh/MocA family protein, producing the protein MHASVQPALTIGVLGTARIVRNALLRPARIIPSVEVTVVGSRDGARGSEFARRNGIGRSVVSYRAVVDDPTVDAIYIPLPNSQHAEWTIRAIRAGKHVLCEKPSAMTAVESRRVAETAHGSPVAVVQAFHYRYHPFFERQRQHLANGELGQVRSIRVSLCVPLPPGPDIRWDYELGGGAMMDLGCYAVHMLRSLTGEEPSVQSAAALTVRDHRVDRAMKADLRFPSGIAGRLTVSLRSARILTLSIRVVGDAGTLHILNPLMPHLFGRSRLRNGAGVRIDHAERRPSYSYQLEAFRDAALSGAPVRTGMDDALATMRVIDEVYATAGITPRTSMAEF; encoded by the coding sequence ATGCATGCCTCAGTACAGCCGGCGCTCACAATCGGCGTGCTGGGCACGGCGCGCATCGTCCGCAATGCACTGCTTAGACCGGCGCGCATCATCCCGAGCGTCGAGGTCACCGTCGTCGGTAGCCGGGATGGAGCTCGAGGATCCGAATTCGCTCGTCGGAACGGCATTGGTCGATCGGTCGTCAGCTATCGGGCAGTGGTGGACGATCCGACAGTCGATGCGATCTACATTCCGCTGCCCAATTCTCAGCATGCGGAATGGACAATTCGGGCGATACGAGCGGGAAAGCACGTGCTGTGCGAGAAGCCCTCCGCTATGACCGCTGTCGAATCACGGCGAGTGGCGGAGACAGCGCACGGATCGCCGGTCGCCGTCGTTCAGGCGTTCCATTACCGCTATCACCCGTTCTTCGAACGGCAACGACAGCACCTAGCCAACGGTGAACTCGGGCAGGTCCGCTCCATACGTGTGAGCCTATGCGTCCCCCTTCCGCCGGGGCCCGACATTCGATGGGACTATGAGTTAGGCGGCGGGGCGATGATGGATCTGGGCTGCTATGCGGTCCACATGTTGCGGTCGTTGACCGGCGAGGAGCCGTCGGTACAGTCCGCAGCCGCATTAACTGTCCGAGATCACCGGGTCGACCGCGCGATGAAAGCGGATCTTCGCTTCCCGTCCGGTATCGCAGGCCGGCTGACCGTGAGCCTGCGCTCGGCCCGAATACTGACGCTTTCAATCCGCGTCGTCGGTGACGCGGGAACACTGCACATCCTGAACCCGCTCATGCCGCATCTATTCGGCAGATCGCGACTTCGGAATGGTGCGGGAGTGAGAATCGATCACGCAGAGCGCAGGCCCAGTTACTCGTACCAACTGGAGGCGTTCCGCGATGCGGCGTTGAGCGGGGCCCCAGTTCGAACGGGCATGGACGATGCTCTCGCGACAATGCGTGTGATCGACGAGGTATACGCAACAGCGGGAATCACGCCCCGCACAAGCATGGCCGAATTCTGA